GTTCACCGGCGAGCACTCGGTGCGGGAGCTGACCGACCACCTTGGCCTGGCGCAGAGCACGGTGAGCGTGCACCTGGCCTGTCTGCGGGACTGCGGGCTGGTCACGGTGCGGCAGCGGGGGCGGGCCTCGATCTACGCGATCGCCGACCCCGGCCGGCTTGCGACGCTGGTCGGCGCGGCGGAGGACCTCCTGCACGGCGGCTCGAGCCCCGACGCGTGCGCGCACCTGACGGGCGGCGACCGGTGAGCCACGGCCACGACCACGCGCCCGCGGGCGCCGGCGCGCCGGCCGACCACCGGCGGCGGCTCGCGATCGCCTTCGGCCTGACGTCCACCGTCCTGCTCGCCCAGGCGGTCGGCGCGGTGCTCACCGGCAGCCTCGCGCTGCTCGTGGACACCGCGCACATGCTCACCGACGCCGCCGGCCTGGCGATGGCGCTGGGCGCCGCGCACCTGTCCCTGAAGCCGGCGACCTCGCGGCGGACCTGGGGCTACCGGCGCGCCGAGGTGCTCGGCGCGCTCGCGCAGTCCGCGGTGCTGCTGGCCGTCGGCGGGTACGTGCTGATCGAGGGGATCCGGCGGCTGTTCGAGCCCCCGGAGGTGCCGTCGACCGAGCTCATCGTGTTCGGCGTCATCGGCCTGGTGGCGAACGTAATCGCGATCGCGGTGCTGGCGGGCGAGCGGAAGGCGAACTTCAACCTCCGCGCGGCGTTCCTGGAGGTGCTGAACGACGCGCTCGGCTCGGTCGGCGTGATCGTCGCGGCGATCGTCATCGCCACCACCGGCTGGTACCAGGCCGACGCCGTCGCCGGCCTCCTGATCGGCGCGCTGATCGTCCCGCGCGCCATCCGGCTGCTGCGCGAGACCAGCGCGGTCCTGCTGGAGTCCACCCCGCCCGGCCTCGACCTGGACGCGGTGCGCGAGCACCTGCTCGGCGTCGAGCACGTGCGCGCCGTGCACGACCTGCACGCGACCCTCGTCGCGACCGGCCTGCCGGTGCTCACCGCGCACATCACGGTCGACGACGAGTGCTTCGCAGACGGGCACACCGCCCGCA
This is a stretch of genomic DNA from Cellulomonas sp. ES6. It encodes these proteins:
- a CDS encoding metalloregulator ArsR/SmtB family transcription factor; translation: MTSSVVDNENDVRSVDDAALTAPTAALFRALGEPARLTMLRHLFTGEHSVRELTDHLGLAQSTVSVHLACLRDCGLVTVRQRGRASIYAIADPGRLATLVGAAEDLLHGGSSPDACAHLTGGDR
- a CDS encoding cation diffusion facilitator family transporter: MSHGHDHAPAGAGAPADHRRRLAIAFGLTSTVLLAQAVGAVLTGSLALLVDTAHMLTDAAGLAMALGAAHLSLKPATSRRTWGYRRAEVLGALAQSAVLLAVGGYVLIEGIRRLFEPPEVPSTELIVFGVIGLVANVIAIAVLAGERKANFNLRAAFLEVLNDALGSVGVIVAAIVIATTGWYQADAVAGLLIGALIVPRAIRLLRETSAVLLESTPPGLDLDAVREHLLGVEHVRAVHDLHATLVATGLPVLTAHITVDDECFADGHTARILDQLQSCLATHFPISVEHSTFQIEPASHRTHEHLGHA